In Rattus norvegicus strain BN/NHsdMcwi chromosome 1, GRCr8, whole genome shotgun sequence, a genomic segment contains:
- the Iyd gene encoding iodotyrosine deiodinase 1 isoform X1 — MFLLTPVLVAVVCILVIWVFKNADRSLEEKKEEARAQPWVDEDLKDNTEHLQVEEDTEEWQESEESVEHILFSHTRYPEQEMRMRSQEFYELLSKRRSIRFISSEPVPMEVIDNVIKAAGTAPSGAHTEPWTFVVVKDPDMKHKIREIIEEEEEINYMKRMGKRWVTDLKKLRMQGW; from the exons ATGTTTCTCCTCACTCCAGTCTTGGTAGCAGTTGTCTGTATCTTGGTCATATGGGTCTTTAaaaatgctgacaggagtctggaggaaaagaaggaggaggctCGAGCTCAGCCCTGGGTGGATGAAGACTTGAAAGACAACACGGAACACCTTCAAGTGGAAGAAG ATACTGAGGAATGGCAAGAGTCGGAGGAGAGTGTGGAACACATCCTATTCTCCCACACCCGATACCCAGAGCAGGAAATGAGGATGAGATCCCAGGAATTCTATGAGCTCCTCAGTAAGAGACGCTCCATCAGATTTATCAGCAGCGAGCCAGTCCCGATGGAAGTGATTGACAATGTCATCAAAGCAGCAG GAACAGCTCCAAGTGGAGCCCATACAGAGCCCTGGACGTTTGTGGTGGTAAAGGACCCAGACATGAAGCATAAGATCCGAGAGATTatcgaggaggaggaagaaatcaATTACATGAAAAGGATGGGAAAGCGATGGGTCACAGATCTGAAGAAACTGAG AATGCAGGGCTGGTGA
- the Iyd gene encoding iodotyrosine deiodinase 1: MFLLTPVLVAVVCILVIWVFKNADRSLEEKKEEARAQPWVDEDLKDNTEHLQVEEDTEEWQESEESVEHILFSHTRYPEQEMRMRSQEFYELLSKRRSIRFISSEPVPMEVIDNVIKAAGTAPSGAHTEPWTFVVVKDPDMKHKIREIIEEEEEINYMKRMGKRWVTDLKKLRTNWIKEYLDTAPVLILIFKQVHGFAVNGKKKVHYYNEISVSIACGILLAALQNAGLVTVTTTPLNCGPRLRVLLGRPSHEKLLVLLPVGYPSRGATVPDLKRKTLDQIMVTV, encoded by the exons ATGTTTCTCCTCACTCCAGTCTTGGTAGCAGTTGTCTGTATCTTGGTCATATGGGTCTTTAaaaatgctgacaggagtctggaggaaaagaaggaggaggctCGAGCTCAGCCCTGGGTGGATGAAGACTTGAAAGACAACACGGAACACCTTCAAGTGGAAGAAG ATACTGAGGAATGGCAAGAGTCGGAGGAGAGTGTGGAACACATCCTATTCTCCCACACCCGATACCCAGAGCAGGAAATGAGGATGAGATCCCAGGAATTCTATGAGCTCCTCAGTAAGAGACGCTCCATCAGATTTATCAGCAGCGAGCCAGTCCCGATGGAAGTGATTGACAATGTCATCAAAGCAGCAG GAACAGCTCCAAGTGGAGCCCATACAGAGCCCTGGACGTTTGTGGTGGTAAAGGACCCAGACATGAAGCATAAGATCCGAGAGATTatcgaggaggaggaagaaatcaATTACATGAAAAGGATGGGAAAGCGATGGGTCACAGATCTGAAGAAACTGAG AACCAACTGGATTAAGGAGTACTTGGACACTGCCCCTGTTCTGATCCTCATTTTCAAACAAGTCCATGGTTTTGCGGTAAATGGGAAGAAAAAGGTCCACTACTACAACGAGATCAGTGTGTCCATTGCCTGTGGCATTCTGCTGGCTGCACTGCAG AATGCAGGGCTGGTGACGGTCACTACCACTCCCCTCAACTGTGGTCCTCGTCTGAGGGTGCTCCTGGGCCGCCCCTCACATGAGAAGCTGCTAGTGCTCCTTCCTGTGGGGTACCCTAGCAGAGGTGCCACAGTGCCTGACCTCAAGCGGAAAACTCTGGACCAGATCATGGTGACAGTATAG